The Verrucomicrobiia bacterium genome has a segment encoding these proteins:
- a CDS encoding FecR domain-containing protein, translating to MNYFGRFSRVACVGAVLALAANLVLAAPQTGSAKVAKVSGIVYLGSAPASVGDVIGPGTVISTGPASEVLLNLGANGGFTRVLENSKLSIDELTVDSAGPETVVKTRLGLKAGKIDSQVNRLSNQSSYIVQTPTSTAAIRGTVFTTYANGAVLVFDGCVDVVVQDAVTSREARYNVCAGQMFDPNIPGVVSIPPGVIAPTFAVGPGTPPTPFLERPVVYVSPFPPDLSPVTPVSAAE from the coding sequence ATGAACTATTTTGGACGCTTTTCTCGTGTGGCGTGCGTCGGTGCCGTTTTGGCGTTGGCCGCGAACCTCGTCCTTGCCGCACCGCAGACCGGCAGCGCAAAAGTCGCGAAGGTCAGCGGCATCGTCTATCTCGGGTCCGCACCGGCCAGTGTGGGTGACGTCATCGGCCCCGGCACGGTCATCAGCACCGGCCCGGCCTCCGAGGTCCTGCTGAACCTCGGCGCCAACGGCGGCTTCACCCGGGTTCTGGAAAACAGCAAGTTGTCCATTGACGAGCTGACTGTGGACTCCGCCGGCCCCGAGACGGTCGTCAAGACCCGCCTCGGCCTGAAAGCCGGCAAGATTGACTCCCAAGTCAACCGGCTGTCCAACCAGTCCAGCTACATCGTCCAGACCCCGACCAGTACCGCCGCGATCCGCGGGACTGTGTTCACCACCTACGCCAACGGGGCCGTGCTGGTGTTCGATGGTTGCGTGGATGTGGTCGTGCAGGATGCGGTCACCAGCCGTGAGGCCCGCTACAACGTGTGCGCCGGCCAGATGTTCGACCCGAACATCCCGGGAGTGGTTTCCATTCCTCCGGGCGTGATCGCCCCAACCTTCGCGGTCGGGCCCGGCACTCCGCCGACGCCGTTCCTCGAGCGCCCCGTGGTGTACGTGTCCCCGTTCCCGCCGGATCTTTCTCCGGTGACCCCCGTCTCCGCCGCCGAGTGA
- a CDS encoding adenylate/guanylate cyclase domain-containing protein — protein sequence MSPRRQRQIPLWVALVGACVAVGTVALTRWADRQHPGTGGPGGLRPVFRKFDPLQRIELITYDWRARVAADRSAEVSPRLGLVALDDLSIAELQKGDTLGVPVGPLWPRYVYGLVLRELRDQGAEAVAMDILLGDERPDHGMVPFPGLTNLTSDEYFAAELAESGNVILASIAEFPPAFPFRLQAMLGDADSPRDVDGTARRVNAFVAHRFLHPLIEGQARRQGLDVVGVSSNAVRLWNPVQEIEVQWPVRPDGTVQIPRPGATLEADAVHVNRRVWNMGLVLAAQRLGLDLDMAQVEPGRVVFRDAGGRAVRTLPVNEANQFFINWSTTSTNRSRIAAAGLINLVQHAVLRSADPENSGPTEWTNHLVVIGSTATGNNLADRGATPIAPLDFLVSTYLNVADSLLRGQFVHFLPPWGDYLVVLVAALLGSILTWRLSTVPASLILIGVAASWVVVAFVAFNRDRLWLPLAHPLIAGLALNHAAMLTYRSVFEQNERQRVRGIFAKIVSPNVVQELLRSDRVRLGGARRELTVFFADVRGFTELTDKAQVAAEDHVRSTGLTGVAAEAYFEQQSSEVLQTVNLYLATIADVIKAHRGTLDKYIGDCVMAFWGAPTPNPLHAVDAVAAAVEAQQAMERLNVQRDAENGRRRLENVRREAEGLPPLPELPRLALGTGINSGFMTVGLMGSDSHILNYTVFGREVNLASRLEGVSGRGRIIIGEATYQALVRHRPDLAARCLALDPVTVKGFRQPVPVYEVPWRELPAADHPAQPS from the coding sequence ATGTCCCCGCGGCGGCAGCGGCAGATTCCCCTGTGGGTGGCTCTCGTTGGCGCCTGCGTCGCCGTGGGCACCGTGGCGTTGACCCGGTGGGCCGACCGACAGCATCCCGGCACCGGTGGCCCCGGCGGTCTGCGCCCGGTGTTTCGCAAATTTGACCCGCTTCAGCGGATCGAACTGATCACCTACGACTGGAGGGCCCGCGTCGCAGCGGACCGCAGTGCCGAGGTCTCACCCCGCCTGGGGTTGGTGGCTCTGGACGACCTCAGCATCGCCGAGCTCCAAAAAGGAGATACCCTCGGAGTGCCCGTGGGCCCCCTTTGGCCCCGATACGTCTACGGCCTGGTTCTGAGGGAGCTGAGGGACCAGGGCGCCGAGGCCGTCGCGATGGACATCCTGCTCGGCGACGAGCGTCCGGACCACGGCATGGTTCCCTTCCCCGGACTCACGAACCTGACCTCCGACGAATACTTCGCCGCCGAGCTGGCGGAATCCGGGAATGTCATCCTCGCCTCGATTGCGGAGTTTCCGCCGGCATTCCCATTCCGGCTTCAGGCGATGCTTGGCGACGCCGATTCTCCGAGGGATGTGGATGGCACCGCCCGGCGGGTCAACGCCTTTGTAGCGCACCGCTTCCTGCACCCGCTCATCGAGGGACAGGCACGACGCCAGGGGCTGGATGTCGTCGGCGTGAGCTCCAACGCCGTCCGGCTATGGAATCCTGTCCAGGAAATTGAAGTCCAGTGGCCTGTCCGCCCTGACGGCACCGTGCAAATCCCCCGTCCGGGAGCCACGTTGGAGGCGGACGCCGTCCACGTGAACCGCCGGGTGTGGAACATGGGGCTGGTCCTGGCGGCCCAGCGGCTGGGATTGGATCTTGACATGGCACAGGTCGAGCCCGGACGCGTCGTTTTCCGCGATGCCGGGGGGCGTGCGGTCCGCACCCTGCCGGTCAACGAAGCCAACCAATTTTTCATCAACTGGAGCACCACGAGCACCAACCGCTCACGGATCGCGGCCGCCGGACTGATCAACCTCGTGCAGCATGCGGTACTGCGCTCTGCAGATCCGGAGAATTCCGGCCCCACAGAGTGGACCAACCACCTGGTGGTGATCGGGTCCACCGCCACCGGAAACAACCTTGCCGATCGTGGCGCCACTCCGATTGCGCCGCTGGATTTCCTGGTCAGCACCTACTTGAACGTCGCCGACTCCCTGTTGCGCGGCCAGTTCGTGCATTTCCTCCCGCCGTGGGGCGACTACCTGGTCGTTCTGGTGGCCGCCCTGCTGGGATCCATCCTGACCTGGCGGCTGTCCACCGTGCCCGCCAGTCTCATCCTCATCGGGGTCGCTGCGTCCTGGGTGGTCGTGGCGTTCGTCGCCTTCAATCGCGACCGGCTCTGGCTCCCGCTGGCGCACCCGCTGATCGCCGGTCTCGCGCTGAACCATGCGGCCATGCTGACCTACCGCAGCGTCTTCGAGCAGAATGAACGCCAGCGGGTGCGCGGCATATTCGCCAAGATCGTTTCACCCAACGTGGTTCAGGAACTGCTCCGCTCAGATCGCGTCCGCCTCGGCGGCGCCCGTCGGGAGCTCACCGTGTTCTTTGCCGACGTGCGGGGATTCACCGAATTGACCGACAAGGCCCAGGTGGCAGCCGAGGATCATGTACGGTCCACGGGCCTCACCGGCGTCGCCGCCGAGGCCTACTTCGAGCAGCAGTCCAGTGAAGTGCTCCAGACGGTCAACCTCTACCTCGCCACCATCGCCGACGTCATCAAGGCCCACCGCGGCACCCTCGACAAATACATCGGGGATTGCGTCATGGCCTTCTGGGGCGCGCCCACGCCGAATCCGCTGCATGCCGTGGATGCCGTCGCTGCCGCCGTGGAAGCCCAGCAGGCCATGGAACGTCTCAATGTGCAGCGGGATGCGGAGAACGGGCGGCGCCGTTTGGAGAACGTCCGCCGGGAGGCCGAGGGCCTCCCCCCGCTGCCCGAACTGCCCCGCCTGGCCCTTGGCACCGGCATCAATTCCGGATTCATGACGGTCGGCCTCATGGGCAGCGACAGCCATATCCTCAACTACACGGTCTTCGGACGGGAAGTGAACCTCGCGTCCCGCCTGGAGGGCGTCTCCGGACGCGGACGCATCATCATCGGCGAGGCCACCTACCAGGCGCTGGTTCGGCACCGTCCGGACCTTGCCGCCCGGTGCCTCGCCCTCGACCCGGTCACGGTGAAGGGATTCCGTCAACCGGTACCCGTGTACGAGGTGCCATGGCGGGAACTTCCCGCGGCCGACCACCCGGCGCAGCCGTCCTGA
- the cimA gene encoding citramalate synthase, producing MSMNSKVALYDTTLRDGAQAEGINFSLSDKLRIAEKLDQFGIGFIEGGWPGSNPKDMEFFRQARRRRWKSARIAAFGFTRKKGVPVERDDQVRLLLEAETPVITIVGKSWRLHVAEVLRVSADENLAMIAETVRYLKDQGRCVVYDAEHSFDGHADAADYAMATWEAAARAGADVVCLCDTNGGRLPAEVGRVTALAVARLGTVVGIHTHNDAGFALANAVAALEAGATHVQGTINGYGERTGNCNLVSVIPTLHFKLNRPCVPARSLPKLKELSEFVDEIANVRHDPRQPWVGQTAFAHKGGIHVHAIDRVARSYEHIPPELVGNRRRVLVSDMSGRTNILLKAGELGFPLAPEAPEARAITARVKELESQGFEYEAAEASLALLIRGILDDNPGLFFSIKSYHVSMRGDDGGSVCEATVKVRVGDVVHHTVADGDGPVNALDSALRSALARSFPRLRKVRLTDYKVRILDGVEGTRARTRVLIQSTDGRREWGTVGVSENIITASLKALEDSMEYALLDHRPRANIAVRP from the coding sequence ATGTCCATGAACTCCAAAGTCGCCCTCTACGACACGACCCTTCGCGATGGCGCACAGGCGGAAGGCATCAACTTTTCCCTGAGCGACAAGCTGCGGATTGCCGAGAAGCTGGACCAGTTCGGCATTGGGTTCATCGAGGGCGGATGGCCGGGCTCCAATCCGAAGGACATGGAGTTTTTCCGCCAGGCACGCCGACGCCGCTGGAAGTCTGCGCGGATCGCCGCCTTCGGGTTTACGCGAAAGAAAGGGGTGCCCGTCGAGCGCGACGACCAGGTACGCCTGCTGTTGGAGGCCGAGACGCCCGTGATCACCATCGTGGGCAAGTCGTGGCGCCTTCATGTTGCGGAGGTGCTCCGCGTGTCGGCCGATGAGAATCTGGCCATGATTGCGGAAACCGTCCGGTACCTGAAGGACCAGGGTCGGTGCGTGGTGTACGACGCCGAACACAGCTTTGACGGTCATGCGGATGCGGCGGACTACGCGATGGCCACCTGGGAGGCGGCGGCGCGGGCTGGCGCCGACGTGGTCTGCCTCTGCGACACCAATGGCGGACGGTTGCCCGCCGAGGTGGGACGGGTCACCGCGCTGGCGGTGGCGCGACTGGGTACGGTTGTGGGCATTCATACGCACAACGATGCCGGCTTCGCCCTCGCCAACGCGGTGGCCGCCCTCGAGGCCGGCGCCACGCATGTCCAGGGGACCATCAATGGCTACGGGGAGCGCACGGGGAACTGCAACCTCGTCAGTGTCATCCCCACGCTGCATTTCAAGCTCAACCGCCCCTGCGTTCCGGCGCGATCACTGCCCAAGCTGAAGGAACTTTCCGAGTTTGTGGACGAGATCGCCAATGTCCGCCATGACCCGCGCCAGCCTTGGGTCGGTCAGACGGCCTTCGCCCACAAGGGGGGCATCCATGTCCATGCGATTGACCGGGTGGCCCGCAGCTACGAGCACATCCCCCCCGAGTTGGTGGGCAACCGGCGGCGGGTCCTGGTCAGTGACATGTCGGGGCGCACCAACATTCTGCTGAAGGCCGGCGAACTCGGCTTCCCGCTGGCGCCCGAGGCCCCGGAGGCCCGTGCGATCACCGCCCGGGTCAAGGAACTGGAATCGCAGGGCTTCGAATACGAGGCGGCCGAGGCATCGCTGGCCCTCCTGATCCGGGGCATCCTCGACGATAATCCCGGGCTTTTCTTCTCCATCAAGTCCTATCACGTCTCGATGCGCGGCGACGACGGCGGCTCCGTGTGCGAGGCGACGGTGAAGGTCCGCGTCGGGGACGTGGTCCATCACACGGTGGCCGACGGGGACGGGCCGGTGAATGCACTCGACAGTGCGCTGCGGTCGGCGCTCGCGCGCTCGTTTCCCCGGCTGCGAAAGGTGCGGCTCACCGATTACAAGGTGCGCATCCTGGACGGCGTCGAGGGCACGCGAGCCCGAACCCGCGTGTTGATCCAGTCCACCGACGGTCGTCGGGAGTGGGGTACGGTCGGCGTGAGCGAGAACATCATCACCGCGTCATTGAAGGCGCTGGAGGACTCCATGGAGTACGCGTTGCTGGATCACCGGCCGCGCGCGAACATTGCCGTCCGGCCGTGA
- a CDS encoding MBL fold metallo-hydrolase: MYLIEVNEHRLLLECGLFQGRRGESIERNCCFPFDPARIDAVVLSHAHMDHCGNLPNLHRQGFRGNIYCTFATRDLASILLEDSAHIQIADTEFVNKLRARRGEPPVTPLYSVTDAERTVRQFVSVGYDRPIPVGDGVTATFVDAGHILGSAQVVLDVREGSRRFRYLFSGDVGRGDDPILRDPVPVEGVDFLQVESTYGGRDHEPRADEEALFQPAMETLMAGGKVIVPAFAVGRTQQLVVRLKRFFAREKAPIFPVYVDSPLAVNATEVHRLHPECFNEAMYARLREEGQPFEMKHLTYIRSPDHSKQLNDLPGPMIIISASGMAEAGRVRHHLRNNLGDPRNLVLFVGHCADHTLGAQLRAGRSPVNIFGEPVEVRARVAAVDFLSGHADRGELAAYVGRIRGSLQRIFVVHGEESQSLAFGETLRQLLPRADVVVPEPGSSESV, from the coding sequence ATGTACCTCATCGAGGTGAACGAGCATCGTCTGCTCCTGGAGTGCGGTCTCTTCCAGGGGCGGCGCGGCGAATCCATCGAACGGAACTGCTGCTTCCCCTTCGACCCTGCGCGTATTGACGCCGTCGTTTTGAGCCACGCGCACATGGATCACTGTGGCAACCTGCCCAATCTCCACCGGCAGGGCTTTCGCGGGAACATCTACTGCACCTTCGCGACGCGCGACCTCGCCTCCATCCTCCTCGAGGATTCGGCGCACATCCAGATCGCCGATACCGAGTTCGTCAACAAGTTGCGGGCGCGGCGGGGCGAACCGCCGGTCACTCCCCTGTATTCGGTCACGGATGCCGAGCGGACCGTCCGTCAGTTCGTCTCGGTGGGCTACGACCGCCCGATCCCGGTGGGCGACGGCGTAACCGCGACGTTTGTGGACGCGGGCCACATTCTCGGCTCGGCGCAGGTCGTGCTGGACGTTCGGGAGGGCTCGCGGCGCTTCCGGTATCTGTTCAGCGGTGATGTCGGGCGCGGAGACGACCCCATCCTGAGAGATCCGGTTCCGGTGGAGGGGGTGGATTTCCTCCAGGTGGAGAGCACCTATGGCGGACGTGATCACGAGCCGCGCGCGGACGAAGAGGCCCTGTTCCAGCCCGCGATGGAAACGCTGATGGCGGGCGGCAAGGTCATTGTGCCGGCATTTGCGGTGGGCCGGACCCAGCAACTGGTCGTGCGCCTCAAGCGATTTTTCGCGCGGGAGAAGGCCCCGATCTTTCCCGTCTATGTGGACAGCCCGCTGGCGGTCAACGCCACCGAAGTCCACCGGTTGCATCCGGAATGCTTCAACGAGGCGATGTACGCGCGGCTCCGGGAGGAGGGACAACCGTTCGAGATGAAGCATCTCACGTACATCCGCAGTCCGGACCATTCCAAGCAGCTCAATGACCTGCCGGGGCCGATGATCATCATCAGCGCGTCCGGCATGGCCGAGGCGGGGCGGGTGCGGCATCACCTGCGCAACAACCTGGGAGATCCACGCAATCTGGTGCTCTTTGTCGGCCACTGCGCTGACCACACCCTGGGCGCCCAACTCCGGGCGGGCCGGTCTCCGGTGAACATTTTTGGCGAACCGGTCGAGGTGCGTGCCCGCGTGGCGGCGGTGGACTTTCTCTCGGGCCATGCCGACCGGGGGGAACTGGCGGCGTATGTCGGACGAATCCGGGGATCCCTCCAGAGGATCTTCGTGGTTCACGGGGAGGAATCCCAATCCCTCGCCTTTGGCGAAACCCTGAGGCAACTGCTTCCCCGGGCCGACGTGGTCGTTCCGGAGCCCGGTTCATCGGAGTCCGTGTAA
- a CDS encoding AraC family transcriptional regulator — protein sequence MTHPPLVETHRAGPHSREWIVRASGCPALAVHGIAHVGVADAAAPYAMVRTDLAGTYFLACVSGEGRIYLDGRWQRCGAGMACLAPPHVLHAFHAIRGKRWGFAWVRYQPTAGHGPLINSAAPVLARFPGDALNAAIEGLYHEQAAGPQPAAQHHWVELIHGYVFRFAQPWHVEDRLARLWEAVAAAPGEHWNLTELARRAHCSGEHLRRLCRRQLGRSPMNQVTYLRMRHAAALLTGGNDKLEVIADAVGYANPFVFSNTFKKWTGWRPSEYRQRKAG from the coding sequence ATGACGCATCCCCCGCTGGTCGAGACCCATCGCGCCGGTCCACACTCCCGTGAATGGATCGTGCGGGCATCCGGGTGTCCGGCACTCGCCGTGCACGGGATTGCCCATGTTGGGGTGGCCGATGCCGCGGCGCCCTACGCCATGGTGCGCACCGACCTTGCGGGCACCTATTTCCTGGCCTGTGTATCTGGCGAGGGACGGATCTACCTCGACGGCCGGTGGCAACGCTGCGGAGCCGGCATGGCGTGCCTGGCACCGCCGCACGTGCTGCATGCCTTTCATGCCATCCGTGGGAAGCGCTGGGGATTTGCGTGGGTCCGCTACCAACCCACCGCCGGCCACGGCCCGCTGATCAATTCGGCGGCGCCGGTTCTGGCTCGGTTCCCCGGGGATGCCCTGAACGCCGCGATCGAGGGACTCTACCATGAACAAGCCGCCGGCCCGCAGCCGGCGGCGCAGCACCATTGGGTCGAGTTGATCCATGGTTATGTCTTCCGCTTCGCCCAACCGTGGCATGTCGAGGACCGCCTCGCCCGGCTGTGGGAGGCCGTCGCCGCGGCACCGGGGGAGCATTGGAACCTCACCGAACTCGCACGGCGGGCTCATTGCTCCGGAGAGCATCTGCGACGGCTCTGCCGGCGGCAGTTGGGACGTTCCCCGATGAATCAGGTGACCTACCTGCGCATGCGTCACGCCGCCGCCCTGCTGACCGGAGGCAATGACAAATTGGAAGTCATTGCCGATGCCGTCGGGTACGCGAACCCGTTTGTGTTCTCAAATACGTTCAAAAAGTGGACCGGTTGGCGCCCCAGCGAATACCGGCAGCGCAAGGCGGGCTGA
- the bioD gene encoding dethiobiotin synthase has translation MKRVVFITGSDTGVGKTVLAVLLTRHLRRRGEAVRAVKPFCSGGLDDVRALQAAQEGALDREAICPWVFRRPLTPLLAARCEGRRVEMAAVVRFLRQAASGHGTLLVEGAGGLLSPLGEGFSALDLIRSLRATPVVVCPNRLGALNQARLVLAALPGAIAARARCVLVEPPCRDAASRTNPALLGECIGADRVIVLPRFRGPAPPEPDSRLDRILARILAPIVHGACPGGAVGKG, from the coding sequence GTGAAACGGGTGGTGTTCATCACCGGTAGTGACACCGGCGTGGGGAAGACGGTGCTGGCCGTGCTCCTGACGCGCCATCTCCGGCGGCGCGGCGAGGCGGTCCGGGCGGTCAAGCCCTTCTGTTCGGGGGGACTGGATGACGTGCGGGCCCTTCAGGCGGCCCAGGAAGGCGCCCTGGACCGGGAAGCGATCTGCCCCTGGGTGTTCCGCCGTCCACTGACGCCGCTTCTGGCGGCCCGGTGTGAAGGCCGCCGGGTGGAAATGGCCGCCGTGGTGCGCTTTCTCCGCCAGGCTGCCTCCGGTCACGGGACGCTACTGGTCGAGGGGGCGGGGGGACTGCTCAGTCCGTTGGGCGAAGGATTCTCGGCCCTGGATCTGATCCGGAGTCTCCGGGCCACCCCGGTCGTGGTGTGTCCCAACCGGCTGGGTGCGTTGAACCAGGCCCGGCTCGTGTTGGCGGCGCTGCCGGGGGCAATCGCTGCCCGGGCGCGATGCGTCCTGGTCGAGCCGCCCTGCCGCGACGCCGCCAGCCGCACCAACCCGGCGCTGCTCGGCGAGTGCATCGGCGCCGACCGGGTCATCGTCCTGCCCCGGTTCCGGGGTCCGGCGCCGCCCGAACCTGATTCCCGACTGGACCGCATTCTGGCGCGCATCCTGGCGCCGATCGTGCACGGGGCTTGCCCGGGTGGCGCCGTGGGGAAAGGCTGA
- a CDS encoding SAM-dependent methyltransferase, with protein MPGDARQEWMDALAMAIAEGTLIKVSLGAPRKTDAVARRLLARPVLLRDGPRLQMVWSLPTHDVTRNLEPDEGVQRLGELLGTEFCVANLFTTRRTAQLEFRKGRAGRVLYSPALAPEVPTQAHDRVKARTVPADRPWLRALGVTTAEGTVCRGQESKYRQIHRFIELLDPLLVEAGLLRGGAAALEGDLRDPPLRVWDMGCGKGHLTFALHEHLRSRSARPVRTFGVEARASLVAGANRAALESGCDGLEFLPGTIAEAPREAMDVLVALHACDTATDDALAAGILADAALLVVSPCCHREVQVQLTAPAIFAGALRHGILNSRMAEIVTDALRAGLLEWAGRDPRVFEFISPEHTAKNLMIAAVRHSNTDPGAAARRVRELAAAFGIRHQHLAASIGFPLGSPA; from the coding sequence ATGCCCGGTGATGCCCGACAGGAGTGGATGGACGCCCTCGCGATGGCGATTGCGGAGGGCACCTTGATCAAGGTGAGCCTGGGGGCGCCCCGGAAGACGGATGCCGTCGCGCGCCGGCTGCTGGCGCGTCCCGTGCTGCTGCGTGACGGCCCGCGCCTGCAGATGGTCTGGAGCCTGCCGACGCATGATGTCACCCGGAATTTGGAGCCGGACGAGGGGGTGCAGCGGCTTGGGGAGCTGCTCGGCACGGAATTCTGCGTGGCCAACCTGTTCACCACACGGCGGACGGCCCAGCTTGAATTTCGCAAGGGACGTGCGGGACGGGTGCTGTATTCCCCCGCACTGGCCCCGGAGGTCCCAACCCAGGCGCACGACCGGGTCAAGGCGCGCACCGTACCGGCGGACCGCCCATGGCTTCGCGCCCTGGGGGTGACCACGGCGGAAGGGACGGTGTGCCGTGGACAGGAATCAAAATACCGGCAAATCCACCGGTTCATCGAACTGCTGGATCCGTTGCTCGTGGAGGCGGGACTTCTGCGGGGGGGTGCGGCGGCCTTGGAGGGCGACCTCCGGGACCCGCCCCTCCGCGTGTGGGACATGGGGTGCGGAAAGGGGCACCTGACCTTTGCGCTTCACGAACACCTCCGGTCGCGGTCCGCGCGGCCGGTACGCACCTTTGGAGTGGAGGCCCGGGCCTCGCTGGTGGCTGGAGCCAACCGCGCGGCGCTCGAGAGTGGATGCGACGGTCTGGAGTTCCTGCCCGGGACCATTGCCGAGGCCCCCCGGGAGGCGATGGACGTGCTGGTGGCGCTGCACGCCTGCGACACGGCGACTGATGACGCCCTGGCCGCCGGCATTTTGGCCGATGCCGCGCTGCTCGTGGTCTCGCCCTGCTGTCACCGCGAGGTGCAGGTTCAGCTGACGGCGCCCGCCATTTTTGCGGGGGCGCTCCGCCATGGGATCCTGAACAGCCGCATGGCGGAGATTGTTACCGACGCGTTGCGAGCCGGACTGCTGGAATGGGCCGGACGCGATCCGCGGGTTTTCGAGTTCATCTCTCCGGAACATACTGCAAAGAACCTGATGATCGCCGCCGTGCGGCATTCCAATACGGATCCCGGGGCCGCCGCCCGGCGGGTGCGGGAACTGGCCGCCGCCTTCGGCATCCGCCACCAGCATCTCGCCGCATCCATCGGATTTCCCCTGGGGTCTCCGGCATGA
- a CDS encoding ABC-F family ATP-binding cassette domain-containing protein, with translation MLSIRDLKMSVAGRTLFENASLQINHGDRVALVGPNGAGKSTLFSLILGRHAPDEGTLERDAWTMVGHLPQEAEAVGAETVLEVATGRAQVLPALEQRLRALEQAGSVDTPEYLEAHAQHDALNDPQAEARAKRMLKGLGYRDSDFDRPAREMSGGWVMRAHLARLLVMEPDLLLLDEPTNHLDLVSLLWLQNYLKNYSGALLLISHDRQFMDEIITRVHEIADRTLVAYTGNYADYLRQREERYEQQLAAYKNQQREIQALQEFADRFRSVASKASQAMSKLKQIERMERTEKPTPPRKPFRFQIPPPPRGGQRAISLRDIHMAYGDHPVYAGLDLTVERGDRTVLVGPNGAGKSTLLKIVAGVVSFQRGERDLGHNAKLGYFSQHRADSLDPNKNVLEEILASAPALREDEARAILGSFMFRKEEIYKPTTVLSGGEKSRLNLVKFLVDPPNLLLMDEPTTHLDITTVESLTLALERYEGTLVFISHDVHFIRRLATKVLHIHQGQVRGYPGGYDYFLEKTGSAHDPRAALTAA, from the coding sequence ATGCTATCCATCCGAGATCTGAAAATGTCCGTGGCCGGCCGCACGCTGTTTGAGAACGCGTCGCTGCAAATCAACCACGGCGACCGCGTCGCCCTCGTCGGCCCGAACGGGGCCGGGAAGTCCACGCTCTTCTCGCTGATCCTGGGGCGCCATGCCCCGGACGAGGGAACACTGGAACGTGATGCGTGGACCATGGTGGGCCACCTCCCGCAGGAGGCCGAGGCGGTCGGCGCGGAAACCGTGCTGGAGGTGGCCACCGGACGCGCCCAAGTGCTGCCCGCCCTGGAGCAGCGGCTGCGTGCGCTGGAGCAAGCCGGCTCGGTAGACACCCCGGAGTACCTGGAGGCCCACGCCCAGCACGACGCCCTGAACGACCCGCAGGCCGAGGCCCGGGCGAAGCGGATGCTCAAGGGCCTCGGGTACCGGGACAGTGACTTCGACCGTCCGGCGCGGGAGATGAGCGGCGGCTGGGTGATGCGGGCCCATCTCGCCCGGCTGCTCGTCATGGAGCCTGACCTGCTGCTGCTGGACGAACCCACCAACCATTTGGACCTGGTCTCCCTGCTCTGGCTGCAGAACTACCTGAAGAACTATTCCGGTGCCCTGCTGCTGATCTCCCACGACCGCCAGTTCATGGACGAGATCATCACCCGGGTGCACGAGATCGCGGACCGGACGCTGGTGGCCTACACAGGCAACTACGCGGACTACCTCCGCCAGCGGGAGGAGCGTTACGAGCAGCAGCTGGCCGCTTACAAAAACCAGCAGAGGGAGATCCAGGCGCTTCAGGAGTTCGCGGACAGGTTCCGGTCCGTGGCCTCCAAGGCCTCGCAGGCGATGTCCAAGCTGAAACAGATCGAGCGCATGGAGCGGACCGAGAAGCCCACGCCACCCCGGAAGCCGTTCCGCTTCCAGATCCCGCCCCCGCCCCGAGGCGGCCAGCGGGCGATTTCCCTCCGGGACATCCACATGGCCTACGGCGACCACCCCGTGTACGCGGGGCTCGACCTCACCGTGGAGCGGGGTGATCGCACCGTGCTGGTGGGACCGAACGGTGCGGGGAAATCCACGCTGCTCAAAATCGTCGCCGGTGTGGTTTCGTTCCAGCGCGGGGAACGCGACCTCGGCCACAATGCCAAGCTCGGCTACTTCAGCCAGCACCGGGCGGATTCTCTCGACCCGAACAAGAACGTGCTGGAGGAGATCCTGGCCAGCGCGCCGGCGCTCCGGGAGGACGAGGCCCGCGCAATCCTGGGGTCCTTCATGTTCCGCAAGGAGGAGATCTACAAGCCCACCACCGTGCTCAGCGGCGGCGAGAAGAGCCGGCTGAACCTGGTCAAGTTCCTGGTGGACCCGCCCAACCTCCTGCTGATGGACGAGCCCACCACCCATCTTGACATCACCACGGTCGAATCCCTCACCCTGGCTTTGGAGCGCTATGAGGGCACCCTGGTGTTCATCTCCCACGATGTGCACTTCATCCGGCGACTGGCCACCAAGGTCCTGCACATCCATCAGGGCCAGGTTCGGGGGTACCCCGGCGGCTACGACTACTTTCTGGAAAAGACCGGGTCGGCCCACGACCCCCGGGCGGCCCTGACCGCGGCGTAG